A single genomic interval of uncultured Desulfobulbus sp. harbors:
- a CDS encoding DUF1365 family protein, translating into MKSQLFIGQLRHARTHAAEHSFVYSLHLFALDLSELEQLDRDSFWFGYNRIRPLALFDRDYLYPGNAPLIAKVCRALEENGIRQMPDRVVLVTALRQFHYVFNPVSFFYCYDQEERVFCVLAQVNNTFGETHLYVLRHLSGDYTFGAEKAFHVSPFFPRKGHYVFRLSPPGDTLLLEITFCLDADRPALKASFTGAAKPLTPKTLAGIVCLHPFRAILTFPRILWQAGRLFFQKRLKVFTKPDPCSHLTLRQSPPTTLERLGRKVMTRFFNQLDHGRLTITLADGEPLIFGQADGSPQVAMQIKRDRFFQRAMLTADIGFGEAYVDGDWDSPDLVALLSLLNLREEAINDRRIWPALAGRLINLMVHLRRDNTPAGSRRNISEHYDLSNDFYGLFLDPTMSYSSGLFFDPSDSLEQSQYNKFKAIIAKAAIAPEDHVLEIGCGWGGFALEVVRQTGCRLTGITVSREQFDWASRRVQEEGLADRIKILLTDYRHIEGNFNKIVSIEMLEAVGHSHLPTYFLTLDKLLAPGGRIVLQVITMPDQKYGAYRAGSDWIRKHIFPGGHLPSVGAMVSAMSARTRLNIVAMEDIGPHYIRTLQLWREAFLDKRQEVVKLGFDPSFIRKWEYYLSYCEAGFRNRLVRNYHLELARMGEPVEEALQ; encoded by the coding sequence ATGAAATCGCAATTGTTCATCGGGCAATTGCGTCACGCCCGCACCCATGCGGCAGAGCACAGCTTTGTCTACAGTCTTCACCTTTTTGCCCTGGATCTCAGCGAACTGGAACAACTGGACCGCGATTCCTTCTGGTTCGGCTATAACCGAATCCGACCGCTGGCCCTCTTTGACCGCGATTACCTCTATCCAGGCAACGCACCCCTGATTGCCAAGGTTTGTCGTGCACTCGAAGAAAACGGCATCAGGCAGATGCCTGATCGCGTCGTCCTGGTCACGGCCCTGCGGCAGTTCCATTATGTGTTTAATCCGGTCAGCTTTTTTTATTGCTACGATCAAGAGGAGAGGGTGTTCTGCGTGCTCGCCCAGGTGAACAACACCTTTGGCGAAACCCATCTGTACGTACTGCGCCATCTGTCCGGTGATTATACCTTTGGGGCCGAAAAAGCATTCCACGTTTCCCCCTTTTTTCCGCGCAAGGGACATTACGTCTTCCGCCTCAGTCCGCCGGGGGACACGCTCCTGCTTGAGATTACCTTCTGTCTCGATGCGGACAGACCTGCGCTGAAGGCCTCGTTTACAGGTGCGGCCAAGCCATTGACCCCAAAAACGCTTGCTGGAATCGTTTGCCTGCACCCGTTTCGGGCCATATTGACTTTCCCTCGTATTCTCTGGCAGGCGGGGCGCCTCTTTTTCCAAAAACGGCTCAAGGTCTTCACCAAGCCCGATCCCTGTTCGCACTTGACCCTGCGCCAGTCGCCCCCGACTACCCTTGAGCGGTTGGGACGCAAGGTTATGACCCGATTTTTCAACCAACTCGACCATGGCCGGTTGACCATAACCCTGGCCGATGGCGAGCCTCTCATTTTCGGCCAAGCCGACGGCTCTCCGCAGGTGGCGATGCAGATCAAGAGGGACAGATTTTTTCAGCGCGCCATGTTGACGGCCGATATCGGTTTTGGCGAGGCGTATGTGGATGGAGACTGGGACAGCCCGGACCTGGTGGCCCTGCTCTCCCTGCTCAACCTCAGGGAGGAGGCAATAAACGACCGACGAATCTGGCCGGCTCTCGCCGGGCGGCTGATTAACCTGATGGTTCACCTCCGGCGTGACAACACCCCGGCCGGCAGCCGGCGCAACATCAGCGAGCATTACGACCTCAGCAACGATTTCTATGGTCTTTTTCTCGATCCGACCATGTCCTACTCAAGCGGTCTCTTTTTTGACCCTAGCGACAGTCTTGAGCAGTCACAATACAACAAATTCAAGGCCATTATTGCCAAGGCGGCTATTGCCCCGGAGGATCATGTCCTAGAGATCGGCTGTGGCTGGGGCGGCTTCGCGCTTGAGGTGGTGCGACAGACCGGGTGCCGTCTGACGGGGATCACGGTTTCCCGCGAACAGTTTGACTGGGCCTCTCGGCGGGTACAGGAAGAAGGGCTGGCGGATCGAATCAAGATACTGCTTACCGACTACCGCCATATCGAGGGCAACTTCAACAAGATCGTTTCCATCGAGATGCTTGAAGCTGTCGGTCATTCCCACTTGCCGACATATTTTTTGACCCTGGATAAGCTCCTTGCACCCGGCGGACGCATTGTCCTCCAGGTCATCACCATGCCGGATCAGAAATATGGTGCGTATCGGGCCGGCTCCGACTGGATACGCAAACATATCTTCCCCGGTGGTCACCTTCCTTCAGTCGGGGCGATGGTTTCCGCCATGAGTGCCAGGACACGTCTCAATATCGTCGCCATGGAGGACATTGGCCCCCACTATATCCGAACGCTGCAACTGTGGCGCGAAGCCTTTCTCGATAAACGCCAGGAGGTTGTCAAGCTGGGATTCGACCCGAGCTTTATACGTAAATGGGAATATTATTTGAGTTACTGCGAGGCGGGATTCCGCAACCGTCTGGTGCGAAATTATCATCTGGAACTGGCCAGGATGGGTGAGCCGGTGGAAGAAGCGCTGCAATGA
- a CDS encoding DUF2878 domain-containing protein, with translation MMFSGQTWTSLLNYALFQSGWFVCVLGAAAGYPWMATGIGLLLVLVHLTLVRNVACEILLLLASVFLGLLVDGFHIRTSVLAFPIGGFHLSLPPAWILVLWLQFAMSLHYSLSWLRGRYFLGALLGSVSGALAYWAGVRFGAAAFGADLLRSLVQIGLSWGLITPILLKISMLTAPKKRQRTYRCFQEV, from the coding sequence ATGATGTTCAGTGGCCAGACGTGGACATCGCTGCTGAATTACGCTTTGTTTCAATCGGGATGGTTTGTTTGCGTGCTTGGTGCGGCCGCCGGTTATCCATGGATGGCGACAGGGATAGGATTGTTGCTGGTGTTGGTGCACCTGACGCTTGTGAGGAATGTTGCTTGTGAAATCCTGTTGCTGCTGGCAAGTGTATTCCTTGGCTTGCTCGTCGATGGTTTCCATATCCGGACCTCCGTGCTTGCTTTTCCCATCGGGGGCTTCCATTTAAGCCTGCCGCCGGCATGGATTCTCGTTCTCTGGCTCCAGTTCGCCATGAGCCTCCACTATTCACTGAGCTGGTTACGCGGGCGATATTTCCTTGGCGCTTTGTTGGGCAGTGTATCCGGAGCCCTTGCCTATTGGGCTGGTGTCAGGTTTGGAGCCGCTGCTTTTGGGGCCGATCTCCTACGCAGTTTGGTGCAGATTGGCCTGAGCTGGGGGCTGATCACGCCCATACTGCTCAAAATTTCCATGCTCACCGCACCTAAAAAAAGACAACGCACCTATCGCTGTTTTCAGGAAGTCTAG
- a CDS encoding phosphate-starvation-inducible PsiE family protein, with translation MKFLDKDDDNFLYILKRIIHFCLKALGLLMVIVIISGVVDVAWTIYQRFTAEPRFILTMGDILNTFGAFMVVLIAIEIFQNIILYLRDDVIHVKIVLATALMAIARKVIILDYDELEPLYIIATGVVLVATGIAYWFVHKLSSTSQE, from the coding sequence ATGAAGTTTCTCGACAAAGATGACGATAATTTCCTTTATATACTGAAGAGGATAATCCACTTCTGTCTGAAGGCCCTTGGCCTACTCATGGTTATCGTCATCATTTCGGGGGTGGTCGATGTGGCCTGGACCATCTACCAGCGTTTTACGGCTGAACCGCGCTTTATCCTTACCATGGGAGACATCCTGAATACATTTGGCGCATTTATGGTCGTCTTGATCGCCATTGAGATCTTTCAGAACATCATTCTCTATCTTCGTGATGATGTTATCCATGTGAAAATTGTGCTCGCCACAGCACTGATGGCTATCGCCAGGAAGGTGATCATTCTCGACTACGATGAACTTGAACCCCTCTATATCATTGCCACTGGCGTAGTCCTCGTGGCGACGGGCATCGCGTATTGGTTTGTCCATAAGCTGTCCTCGACATCTCAGGAGTAA
- a CDS encoding EamA family transporter: MIKGLLKDHVPNAVMALWYWLFVRGLQRGQLATTITLSLTEPMPAATLGVMVLGEQLTSSAFAGICLIFIGLVILNAQRFRLHGTKTSGE; encoded by the coding sequence ATGATCAAAGGGCTGCTGAAAGATCATGTGCCCAATGCTGTCATGGCCCTGTGGTACTGGCTCTTTGTCCGTGGCCTGCAAAGAGGTCAACTGGCAACCACCATCACCCTGTCCTTGACGGAGCCGATGCCGGCAGCGACCCTCGGGGTCATGGTACTGGGGGAACAACTTACTTCCAGCGCTTTCGCCGGGATTTGCCTGATCTTTATAGGTCTGGTCATCCTGAATGCCCAACGGTTCAGACTACACGGCACCAAAACTTCTGGGGAATAA
- a CDS encoding nitroreductase family protein: MEIKKMPDAIASYHQRSKHHLDRYAFGPDGMDWATQPDPFRRFAGAPELILPLAADLRTVRYADLFEVGLIPPEPLGLESVAVLLELSFGLSAWKSWGGERWALRCNPSSGNLHPTECSVVASGVAGITDGVYHYACREHLLERRCSVSLPLSGVLVGLSSIHWREAWKYGERAFRYCQHDIGHGLAALRYAAGVVGWQVRLLDDWSDGDVATLLGLDRSEDFAAAEPEVPDLVCAVGPEPESIAPEPLLAALAAGQWYGRANVLSHHHRHSWPVIDDAHRATIKPRTVASGVPSPSLPPAPAVAGAQSAATLIRQRRSAQDFDGVTVASTETLWRLLDATLPRTGLPPFDCWPAPPRLHLLLFLHRVDGFAPGLLFFPRKNGVVESVRPLMRADFAWIREEGPEHLQLYRLLSGDCRQLATTVACHQEIAGDSVLSVGMLAEFDQTLAEGSWLYRRLFWEAGMIGQTLYLEAEAAGLRGTGIGCYFDDAVHEVCGLTGTAYQSLYHFTLGGARTDRRIQTLPAYSHLHRL, from the coding sequence ATGGAGATCAAGAAGATGCCGGATGCCATCGCCAGCTATCATCAGCGCAGTAAACATCACCTCGACCGCTACGCCTTCGGACCCGATGGGATGGACTGGGCGACCCAGCCCGATCCGTTCCGTCGTTTCGCCGGCGCACCGGAACTGATCCTGCCCCTGGCCGCCGACCTTCGCACAGTGCGGTATGCTGATCTGTTTGAGGTGGGACTGATTCCGCCCGAACCGCTCGGCCTGGAGAGCGTGGCGGTCCTTCTCGAACTCTCCTTCGGCCTGTCTGCCTGGAAATCTTGGGGCGGTGAGCGCTGGGCCCTGCGCTGCAACCCTTCCAGCGGCAACCTCCATCCCACCGAATGCTCTGTCGTCGCTTCCGGAGTGGCTGGCATAACCGATGGTGTGTACCACTATGCCTGCCGCGAACACCTGCTTGAGCGCCGCTGCTCGGTTTCCTTACCCCTGTCAGGGGTGTTGGTGGGTTTGAGTTCCATCCACTGGCGAGAGGCATGGAAGTACGGGGAGCGCGCTTTCCGCTATTGCCAGCACGACATCGGCCATGGGCTGGCCGCCTTGCGTTACGCCGCCGGAGTGGTGGGCTGGCAGGTGCGGCTCCTCGATGACTGGAGCGATGGAGATGTCGCAACACTTCTCGGCCTGGATCGCAGCGAGGATTTTGCCGCCGCCGAACCGGAGGTGCCGGATTTGGTCTGCGCTGTGGGGCCGGAACCCGAGTCGATCGCCCCCGAACCGCTGTTGGCTGCTCTGGCTGCAGGTCAGTGGTATGGGCGGGCCAATGTGCTCAGTCACCACCACCGACATAGCTGGCCGGTGATTGATGATGCCCATCGGGCAACGATCAAGCCGAGAACGGTCGCGTCAGGAGTCCCGTCACCCAGTCTGCCGCCCGCTCCCGCTGTCGCCGGGGCGCAATCAGCGGCGACGCTGATTCGCCAACGCCGCAGTGCCCAGGATTTTGATGGTGTCACCGTTGCCAGCACTGAGACCTTGTGGCGACTGCTGGATGCCACCCTGCCACGAACCGGACTGCCGCCCTTCGATTGCTGGCCTGCTCCGCCTCGACTCCACCTACTTCTTTTTCTGCACCGGGTGGACGGTTTTGCCCCGGGCCTGTTGTTCTTTCCCCGCAAAAACGGTGTGGTGGAGAGCGTCCGCCCATTGATGCGTGCCGACTTTGCCTGGATCCGGGAGGAGGGACCTGAACATCTTCAGTTGTATCGACTGCTCTCCGGTGATTGTCGGCAGCTGGCGACCACGGTCGCCTGCCACCAGGAAATCGCTGGAGACAGTGTACTGAGCGTGGGGATGCTGGCCGAGTTCGACCAAACGCTTGCCGAGGGGAGCTGGCTCTACCGCCGTCTGTTCTGGGAGGCGGGGATGATCGGCCAGACGCTTTATCTGGAGGCCGAGGCCGCAGGGTTACGGGGGACCGGAATTGGTTGCTATTTCGACGACGCCGTCCATGAGGTCTGCGGCCTCACCGGGACCGCCTATCAAAGCCTCTACCACTTCACCCTGGGTGGGGCCCGCACCGACCGTCGCATCCAGACCCTGCCGGCCTACAGTCACCTCCACCGTTTGTGA
- a CDS encoding carbonic anhydrase, whose translation MKDIERFIKGFRQFQEDYFTAKNAPFEPLKQGQSPKTMLIGCSDSRVDPAILTQCAPGDIFVVRNVANLVPPYEQGTGLHGVSAALEYAVCHLEIEHLIILGHSKCGGIHALMESEQCEGENCGFIDRWMSIAAPAKVKVLAELPGKEPRLQHRAVEQAALLLSLENLQTFPWIREAMASGHLALHGWYFDIEAGELLEYQPTNGGFVTIS comes from the coding sequence ATGAAAGATATCGAACGATTCATCAAAGGATTCCGCCAATTTCAGGAAGATTATTTCACTGCGAAAAATGCCCCGTTTGAACCGCTGAAACAGGGACAAAGCCCTAAAACCATGCTGATCGGCTGCTCCGACTCGCGCGTGGACCCTGCCATTCTTACCCAATGTGCCCCTGGAGACATCTTTGTGGTACGCAACGTGGCCAACCTGGTACCTCCGTACGAGCAGGGGACAGGCTTGCACGGTGTGAGTGCGGCCCTTGAATATGCGGTGTGTCATCTGGAAATCGAGCACCTGATCATTTTGGGGCACTCCAAATGCGGTGGCATCCATGCCCTGATGGAATCGGAACAGTGCGAGGGTGAGAACTGCGGCTTCATCGACCGCTGGATGTCCATTGCAGCGCCGGCAAAGGTCAAGGTTCTGGCCGAGCTCCCCGGCAAGGAACCCCGGCTGCAACACCGGGCAGTCGAGCAGGCCGCACTTTTACTGTCGCTTGAAAACCTGCAGACCTTTCCCTGGATACGAGAGGCTATGGCAAGCGGACATCTTGCCCTGCACGGCTGGTATTTTGATATCGAAGCGGGTGAACTGCTGGAATACCAGCCGACCAATGGAGGCTTCGTCACGATCAGCTGA
- a CDS encoding PilZ domain-containing protein, with product MEKRRFSRIALKMPAKLTIGEDIFSLKTIDNLSVGGCSLEIAGTVPIGTECRLWIPLDSTNPGLGVDVSGVVLRADEKSLGIRFDTITPESLFHLHNLIRYNAPDPDRIDEEIVTHPGLK from the coding sequence ATGGAAAAACGAAGATTTAGTCGCATTGCGCTTAAAATGCCCGCTAAGTTGACCATCGGCGAGGACATTTTTTCACTCAAGACGATCGATAATCTCAGTGTGGGGGGATGTTCGCTGGAAATTGCGGGAACCGTCCCGATCGGAACCGAATGCCGCCTATGGATCCCCCTTGACTCGACCAATCCCGGCCTGGGAGTTGATGTCAGCGGGGTGGTTTTACGTGCCGACGAGAAGAGCTTGGGGATTCGCTTTGACACCATCACCCCGGAGAGCCTGTTTCACCTGCACAACCTGATCCGCTACAACGCACCGGATCCGGACCGGATCGACGAGGAAATCGTCACCCATCCTGGCCTCAAGTAA
- a CDS encoding nitroreductase family protein, with the protein MDLQLTIDHDLCSQCGACVDDCPFHIIEMEDGYPVINHKREHHCIQCQHCLAVCPTGALSIFGVRPENSLPLPETLPSPRQMEALIRGRRSVRFYKTEPVAPATIAEMLAIVANAPTGKNNRLCLFTVIEDQESMDILRRDTMEGLRRAVAEKRLGEGQSYFRHVVKAWDQGRDIIFRNAPHLLMVSAPPTITTPDADALIAMSYFDLLAGSMGIGTLWNAMIRWAFEIIEPDVDMFARLDIPKDHVKGYTLLFGYPAVQYHRTVQRDEAFVNRVNLH; encoded by the coding sequence ATGGATTTACAGTTGACTATTGATCACGATCTCTGCAGCCAATGCGGGGCCTGCGTGGATGACTGTCCCTTTCACATTATTGAGATGGAGGATGGTTATCCGGTGATCAACCATAAGCGCGAGCACCATTGCATCCAGTGTCAGCATTGTCTGGCCGTCTGTCCCACCGGCGCCCTGTCGATTTTCGGCGTCCGACCGGAAAATTCCCTGCCGCTTCCGGAAACGCTGCCCAGTCCCAGGCAGATGGAGGCGCTTATTCGCGGTCGCCGTTCGGTGCGGTTCTACAAGACCGAGCCGGTTGCGCCTGCCACCATAGCCGAGATGCTTGCCATTGTCGCCAATGCGCCCACGGGAAAAAACAACCGATTGTGTCTATTCACCGTGATCGAGGATCAGGAGAGCATGGACATCCTGCGGCGGGATACCATGGAAGGGCTGCGCAGGGCGGTGGCCGAGAAGCGGCTTGGAGAGGGGCAGAGCTATTTTCGCCATGTGGTCAAGGCTTGGGATCAGGGCCGGGATATCATCTTTCGTAACGCGCCGCATCTCTTGATGGTTTCCGCACCGCCGACCATCACCACCCCGGATGCCGATGCACTGATCGCCATGAGCTATTTTGATTTGCTCGCCGGTTCCATGGGGATTGGAACTTTATGGAATGCCATGATCCGTTGGGCCTTTGAAATTATCGAGCCGGATGTCGATATGTTTGCCCGGCTGGATATTCCCAAGGATCATGTCAAAGGGTACACACTCCTCTTTGGTTATCCGGCGGTCCAGTATCACCGGACCGTGCAGCGCGACGAGGCCTTTGTCAACCGGGTAAACCTGCATTGA
- a CDS encoding flavodoxin family protein — protein MKILNILGSPRKNGTSSRIAHAFTETAAAYGAVVTDYPLNQMHYRGCQGCEGCHTRSDRCVLLDDVTQLLEDMYTADIVIFSSPIYFGDTCGQFKLFYDRMWSLISTDPANDAENSSRLPPGKLAVLILTHVERAGVYKDVTERYTDYLELYGFEVRSITAGGLPLQSNSDIDEHLDVADKLARELLRSE, from the coding sequence TTGAAAATTTTGAACATCCTCGGGAGTCCGAGAAAAAACGGGACCAGCAGCCGTATCGCCCACGCCTTCACCGAAACAGCGGCGGCCTATGGGGCCGTGGTGACCGATTATCCGCTCAACCAGATGCACTACCGTGGCTGCCAGGGGTGCGAGGGATGCCATACCCGGTCGGATCGCTGTGTGTTGCTCGACGATGTCACCCAGCTTCTCGAGGATATGTACACGGCTGATATCGTCATCTTTTCCTCGCCGATCTATTTCGGCGACACCTGCGGCCAATTCAAACTGTTCTACGATAGGATGTGGTCCCTGATCAGCACCGATCCGGCCAACGATGCGGAGAACAGCAGTCGCCTGCCGCCGGGGAAACTGGCGGTCCTCATTCTGACCCATGTGGAGCGTGCCGGCGTCTACAAGGATGTGACGGAACGGTATACCGACTATCTGGAACTTTACGGGTTTGAAGTGCGTTCCATCACAGCGGGAGGGTTGCCCCTGCAATCCAACTCGGATATCGACGAGCACCTAGACGTAGCCGATAAACTGGCCCGGGAACTGCTCCGCAGCGAGTGA
- a CDS encoding DUF4407 domain-containing protein, with translation MNFRTNIDQMRAWAHRPSRTSGTWGFPLNFFYWLAGARRSTLNQLPESERERIAILGSSVMIPTLLAFFGMYLYATSRFQTSRPIVTLLIALTWAFIIMNVDRILLATYRPFQSRVRKTIQVCFRIGLAAVISVAIAFPFCLEQYQGAIKDRLQGEYRQRLDALQTQERSERDLLGSQDDQRLAGLRTQLDAILAAGPAEATLFAETLAKRQVDQRADTSRTFKEQLDQEAAKALQSWKEISAHMRVVEQDLKDEARGRLTEERGGTGKPGQGAKYRELSRDLELMGKAEQAARDRYQQLLARAAQVQPAAPPKDRLSALEPEQREHFLAEAKARSERINQLSLALAAAEKDRDEHLARHKLRFDPVIESYTAKSQGNFDPMEETIGLFKVIFVPEKGSDNIDPIVQQYKWMAALFQFSIIFGTLFLLDLIAILSKVMSRPGPYDVMVEFPELVATRNLEALRTQYPDMAGIWATQQGQAAEETSAGVDLRNSEEVARLLLAAHVPLRQRRVEQADKNNE, from the coding sequence ATGAATTTCCGTACCAATATCGATCAAATGAGAGCCTGGGCCCATCGCCCTTCCCGCACCAGCGGCACCTGGGGCTTTCCCCTGAATTTTTTCTACTGGCTGGCCGGTGCACGCCGCTCCACCCTCAACCAGCTCCCGGAGAGTGAGCGAGAACGCATTGCCATTCTCGGTTCATCGGTGATGATCCCCACCCTGCTCGCCTTTTTCGGCATGTATCTCTATGCCACAAGCAGATTTCAGACCTCCCGGCCGATTGTCACCCTGCTGATTGCCCTGACCTGGGCGTTTATCATCATGAACGTGGACCGCATTCTCTTGGCCACCTACCGTCCCTTCCAGTCCCGTGTGCGCAAGACCATTCAGGTCTGCTTCCGGATCGGCCTGGCAGCGGTGATCAGTGTGGCCATAGCCTTCCCCTTCTGCCTTGAACAGTACCAGGGGGCGATCAAGGACCGACTCCAGGGCGAGTACCGCCAGCGCCTTGACGCCCTGCAAACCCAGGAGCGTAGCGAGCGCGACCTGCTAGGCTCTCAGGACGATCAACGGCTGGCCGGATTGCGCACCCAACTCGATGCCATCCTGGCCGCAGGCCCGGCCGAAGCAACGCTCTTTGCGGAAACACTGGCCAAACGGCAGGTTGATCAGCGAGCCGATACCAGCCGCACGTTTAAAGAGCAACTCGATCAGGAGGCGGCCAAGGCCCTGCAATCCTGGAAAGAGATATCAGCCCACATGCGGGTGGTGGAGCAGGATCTCAAGGATGAGGCACGAGGACGGCTGACCGAGGAACGGGGCGGTACCGGCAAGCCCGGCCAGGGCGCCAAATACCGGGAGCTCTCCCGAGATCTGGAGTTGATGGGCAAGGCCGAACAGGCCGCGCGCGATCGCTACCAACAACTGCTCGCCCGAGCAGCCCAGGTGCAACCGGCCGCCCCCCCCAAGGATCGTCTATCAGCCCTTGAGCCTGAACAACGGGAACATTTTCTTGCCGAGGCCAAGGCCCGCTCGGAGCGAATCAATCAGCTCAGCCTGGCCCTGGCCGCTGCCGAAAAGGATCGGGACGAGCACCTGGCACGCCATAAACTGCGCTTCGACCCGGTCATCGAGAGTTACACCGCCAAAAGTCAGGGAAACTTTGACCCCATGGAGGAAACCATTGGCCTCTTCAAGGTGATCTTTGTCCCGGAAAAGGGCAGCGACAACATTGACCCGATCGTGCAGCAGTACAAGTGGATGGCGGCCCTGTTCCAGTTTTCCATCATCTTCGGCACCCTGTTTCTCCTCGACTTGATCGCCATTCTCTCCAAGGTCATGTCCCGCCCCGGACCGTATGATGTCATGGTCGAGTTTCCGGAGCTGGTGGCGACGCGCAATCTCGAGGCCCTGCGGACTCAGTATCCCGATATGGCAGGCATCTGGGCCACGCAGCAGGGCCAGGCTGCGGAGGAGACCTCCGCAGGAGTGGATCTACGCAACTCGGAGGAGGTGGCCCGACTGCTGCTCGCGGCCCATGTCCCGCTCAGGCAACGCAGGGTTGAGCAAGCGGACAAGAATAACGAATAG
- the tsaA gene encoding tRNA (N6-threonylcarbamoyladenosine(37)-N6)-methyltransferase TrmO translates to MNLFSITFSPIGVIRSEHTVAKQTPIQPTYAKGCRGRAEILPEFCQGLQDLAGFSHIYIVTHLHQAEPPKLVVKPFLQDVPRGVFSTRAPCRPNAIGLSIVELVGIEGTTLLLDGVDILDGTPVLDIKPYCAKFDLIEHTRNGWQDEVDQATAQKRGLRDYEQSK, encoded by the coding sequence ATGAATCTCTTTTCCATTACGTTTTCACCTATCGGTGTCATCCGCAGCGAACACACCGTCGCCAAACAGACCCCCATTCAACCCACCTATGCCAAAGGCTGCCGTGGCCGGGCGGAAATCCTGCCCGAGTTCTGCCAGGGCCTGCAAGACCTGGCCGGTTTTTCCCATATCTACATAGTGACCCATCTGCATCAGGCAGAGCCCCCCAAACTGGTCGTCAAACCCTTTCTCCAGGACGTGCCCCGCGGCGTCTTCTCCACCCGTGCCCCTTGCCGTCCCAATGCCATCGGCTTGAGTATCGTTGAGTTGGTGGGCATCGAAGGGACCACCCTTCTCCTCGATGGGGTCGATATCCTTGACGGCACCCCCGTCCTTGACATCAAGCCCTACTGCGCTAAATTCGACCTGATCGAGCACACCCGCAACGGCTGGCAGGACGAGGTGGACCAGGCCACCGCGCAAAAGCGCGGCCTGCGCGACTACGAGCAAAGCAAATAG
- a CDS encoding PaaI family thioesterase — protein MDSISGHEHCLLCGALHPHSWKLRFAQDAEGEVSTNFVAGKDLQGYDNLVHGGVICSLLDAAMTHCLFHQSIQAVTGDLRVRFLHPVACEVPLELRARLLFACPPLYQLQAELRCDGQLMARAEGKFMRRGCHDSIDRVPADQNHHSR, from the coding sequence ATGGACAGCATAAGCGGCCACGAGCACTGCCTGCTCTGCGGCGCGTTGCATCCACATTCGTGGAAATTGCGCTTTGCCCAGGATGCAGAGGGTGAGGTTTCCACCAATTTTGTAGCGGGAAAAGATTTACAGGGGTACGATAATCTCGTTCATGGCGGAGTGATTTGCTCACTGCTCGATGCGGCCATGACCCATTGTCTGTTTCACCAATCCATCCAGGCGGTGACCGGCGACCTTCGGGTTCGTTTTCTCCATCCGGTGGCCTGCGAGGTCCCCCTGGAACTTCGGGCCAGGCTGCTCTTTGCCTGCCCGCCGCTGTACCAGTTGCAGGCTGAACTGCGATGCGACGGACAATTGATGGCCAGGGCCGAGGGCAAATTCATGCGACGAGGTTGCCATGACAGTATTGACAGAGTCCCGGCAGATCAAAATCACCATTCTCGTTGA